From a single Nicotiana tomentosiformis chromosome 2, ASM39032v3, whole genome shotgun sequence genomic region:
- the LOC104112880 gene encoding cyclic dof factor 1-like isoform X2, with amino-acid sequence MSEAIANKDPAIKLFGRTIQLPHFPAAFPADTGDYSSSAGEDELEHKDRNPIPENSEIIEESPSYNDCSTAKTSKSEVEQAETSNSQEKILKKPDKTLPCPRCNSMETKFCYFNNYNVSQRRHFCKNCQRYWTAGGTMRNVPVGAGRRKHKNSVLHYRHISISETLTDLSNGVQPPPLKLNGTILAFDTDKPLRESMGSVLNIADKTMQNCSGNGFHRYKELGIQAGDNGDDHSDGSSVTALSSKDSDNGSPDMPRQNCNSFSPHLPCFTGAPWPYPWSSVHLSNAVPPPGYYLPGFPMPFVPAYWGCAIPGSWNVPWMSPPTASQNQMPPTSSPNSPTLGKHPRDEIILKSVGSEEEPRKESNPREKCLWFPKTLRIGDPGEAAKSSIWATLGIKHGAVDSVSGGSFKALLPKSDERNRVSENSSILKANPAAMSRSLNFNESS; translated from the exons ATGTCTGAAGCAATTGCTAATAAGGACCCAGCCATTAAACTCTTTGGTCGGACGATTCAGTTGCCCCATTTTCCGGCGGCGTTTCCGGCAGATACCGGAGATTATAGTTCCTCAGCTGGAGAAGATGAGCTAGAGCACAAG GATCGGAATCCAATTCCAGAGAATAGTGAGATTATAGAGGAGTCACCTTCTTATAATGACTGTTCAACAGCCAAAACATCAAAAAGTGAAGTGGAACAGGCTGAAACAAGTAATTCACAGGAGAAAATCCTGAAAAAACCAGACAAGACACTTCCATGTCCTCGCTGTAATAGCATGGAAACAAAATTTTGTTACTTCAACAATTACAACGTCAGCCAGCGTAGACACTTTTGCAAGAATTGTCAGAGATATTGGACTGCTGGTGGGACTATGAGGAATGTGCCTGTAGGTGCTGGCCGTCGGAAACACAAGAACTCAGTTTTGCATTACCGTCACATATCCATCTCTGAAACACTAACAGATCTTTCAAATGGAGTCCAGCCACCTCCGCTCAAGCTCAATGGAACTATTCTTGCATTTGATACTGACAAACCCCTACGTGAGTCAATGGGTTCAGTTTTGAACATTGCTGATAAAACTATGCAGAATTGTTCTGGGAATGGGTTCCACAGATATAAGGAGCTTGGAATTCAGGCTGGAGACAATGGAGATGATCATTCCGATGGATCTTCAGTTACTGCTTTAAGTTCAAAGGATAGTGATAATGGGTCGCCCGACATGCCAAGACAGAACTGTAATAGCTTTTCACCTCATTTACCTTGCTTTACTGGAGCTCCTTGGCCATATCCATGGAGTTCTGTGCACTTGAGCAATGCAGTACCTCCACCTGGTTACTATCTTCCTGGCTTTCCTATGCCATTCGTCCCTGCTTATTGGGGTTGTGCAATACCAGGTTCTTGGAATGTCCCTTGGATGTCCCCACCCACTGCATCCCAAAACCAAATGCCTCCAACTTCTAGTCCTAATTCTCCAACTCTGGGGAAACATCCAAGGGATGAGATTATTCTGAAATCAGTGGGCAGTGAAGAAGAGCCACGAAAAGAGAGTAATCCACGTGAGAAGTGCCTATGGTTTCCAAAAACATTGCGAATTGGTGATCCAGGGGAAGCTGCAAAGAGTTCTATCTGGGCAACATTGGGAATAAAACATGGCGCAGTTGATTCAGTCAGCGGAGGTTCTTTCAAAGCCTTGCTGCCAAAGAGTGATGAAAGGAACCGTGTTTCAGAAAACTCTTCTATATTAAAAGCCAATCCAGCAGCAATGTCCAGGTCATTAAATTTCAATGAGAGCTCATAA
- the LOC104112880 gene encoding cyclic dof factor 1-like isoform X1 produces MSEAIANKDPAIKLFGRTIQLPHFPAAFPADTGDYSSSAGEDELEHKGQCDDCTDENEHLIAGELQDRNPIPENSEIIEESPSYNDCSTAKTSKSEVEQAETSNSQEKILKKPDKTLPCPRCNSMETKFCYFNNYNVSQRRHFCKNCQRYWTAGGTMRNVPVGAGRRKHKNSVLHYRHISISETLTDLSNGVQPPPLKLNGTILAFDTDKPLRESMGSVLNIADKTMQNCSGNGFHRYKELGIQAGDNGDDHSDGSSVTALSSKDSDNGSPDMPRQNCNSFSPHLPCFTGAPWPYPWSSVHLSNAVPPPGYYLPGFPMPFVPAYWGCAIPGSWNVPWMSPPTASQNQMPPTSSPNSPTLGKHPRDEIILKSVGSEEEPRKESNPREKCLWFPKTLRIGDPGEAAKSSIWATLGIKHGAVDSVSGGSFKALLPKSDERNRVSENSSILKANPAAMSRIQHAVPPP; encoded by the exons ATGTCTGAAGCAATTGCTAATAAGGACCCAGCCATTAAACTCTTTGGTCGGACGATTCAGTTGCCCCATTTTCCGGCGGCGTTTCCGGCAGATACCGGAGATTATAGTTCCTCAGCTGGAGAAGATGAGCTAGAGCACAAG GGTCAGTGTGATGATTGTACGGATGAGAATGAACATTTAATTGCCGGGGAGTTGCAGGATCGGAATCCAATTCCAGAGAATAGTGAGATTATAGAGGAGTCACCTTCTTATAATGACTGTTCAACAGCCAAAACATCAAAAAGTGAAGTGGAACAGGCTGAAACAAGTAATTCACAGGAGAAAATCCTGAAAAAACCAGACAAGACACTTCCATGTCCTCGCTGTAATAGCATGGAAACAAAATTTTGTTACTTCAACAATTACAACGTCAGCCAGCGTAGACACTTTTGCAAGAATTGTCAGAGATATTGGACTGCTGGTGGGACTATGAGGAATGTGCCTGTAGGTGCTGGCCGTCGGAAACACAAGAACTCAGTTTTGCATTACCGTCACATATCCATCTCTGAAACACTAACAGATCTTTCAAATGGAGTCCAGCCACCTCCGCTCAAGCTCAATGGAACTATTCTTGCATTTGATACTGACAAACCCCTACGTGAGTCAATGGGTTCAGTTTTGAACATTGCTGATAAAACTATGCAGAATTGTTCTGGGAATGGGTTCCACAGATATAAGGAGCTTGGAATTCAGGCTGGAGACAATGGAGATGATCATTCCGATGGATCTTCAGTTACTGCTTTAAGTTCAAAGGATAGTGATAATGGGTCGCCCGACATGCCAAGACAGAACTGTAATAGCTTTTCACCTCATTTACCTTGCTTTACTGGAGCTCCTTGGCCATATCCATGGAGTTCTGTGCACTTGAGCAATGCAGTACCTCCACCTGGTTACTATCTTCCTGGCTTTCCTATGCCATTCGTCCCTGCTTATTGGGGTTGTGCAATACCAGGTTCTTGGAATGTCCCTTGGATGTCCCCACCCACTGCATCCCAAAACCAAATGCCTCCAACTTCTAGTCCTAATTCTCCAACTCTGGGGAAACATCCAAGGGATGAGATTATTCTGAAATCAGTGGGCAGTGAAGAAGAGCCACGAAAAGAGAGTAATCCACGTGAGAAGTGCCTATGGTTTCCAAAAACATTGCGAATTGGTGATCCAGGGGAAGCTGCAAAGAGTTCTATCTGGGCAACATTGGGAATAAAACATGGCGCAGTTGATTCAGTCAGCGGAGGTTCTTTCAAAGCCTTGCTGCCAAAGAGTGATGAAAGGAACCGTGTTTCAGAAAACTCTTCTATATTAAAAGCCAATCCAGCAGCAATGTCCAG